A single Lactuca sativa cultivar Salinas chromosome 8, Lsat_Salinas_v11, whole genome shotgun sequence DNA region contains:
- the LOC111893174 gene encoding laccase-4, protein MAAAWLQVVVAMVVLVACGFPATIECRIRNYKFNVVMTNTTRLCASKPIVTVNGRFPGPTLVAREDDTVTVKVVNHVKYNVSIHWHGVRQLRTGWADGPAYITQCPIQPGGTYVYKFTLTGQRGTLWWHAHVLWLRSTVHGAIVILPKLGVPYPFPKPNKEVVVVLGEWWKSDTEAVINQAQKSGQAPNVSDAHTINGNPGPIPNCLANGGFKVAVDQGKTYMLRIVNAALNEELFFRIADHKLTVVEVDAVYVKPFTTDTILIAPGQTTNAIVTATQKAGKYLVAVSPFMDAPITVDNLTATASLRYSGVLTSTATKLVAPPPQNSTPVANTFINSLRSLNSATYPAKVPLTVDHSLFFTIGLGINPCSTCVNGSRVVADINNITFVMPTTALLQAHYFNISGVFTDDFPSKPLMPYNYTGTQPKNLATNKGTKLYRLAYNSTVQLVLQDTGMIAPESHPVHLHGFNFFVVGRGIGNFNPNKDPKSFNLVDPVERNTVGVPAGGWTAIRFKADNPGVWFMHCHLEVHTTWGLKMAFVVDNGKGANESVIPPPSDLPKC, encoded by the exons ATGGCGGCAGCATGGTTGCAAGTGGTGGTTGCTATGGTGGTGTTGGTGGCTTGTGGTTTTCCTGCCACAATCGAGTGTCGTATTCGTAATTACAAATTCAAT GTGGTGATGACTAATACCACAAGACTATGTGCAAGTAAGCCGATCGTAACGGTTAACGGTCGTTTCCCCGGTCCCACTTTAGTTGCCAGGGAAGACGACACGGTGACAGTCAAAGTGGTCAACCATGTCAAATATAATGTTTCCATTCACTG GCATGGGGTGCGACAACTAAGAACCGGATGGGCAGATGGTCCTGCATACATAACCCAATGCCCGATTCAGCCTGGAGGAACCTATGTATATAAGTTCACTCTAACGGGTCAAAGGGGCACACTTTGGTGGCATGCACATGTTTTATGGCTAAGGTCCACCGTCCATGGTGCCATTGTCATCTTGCCTAAGCTAGGGGTCCCCTACCCTTTTCCCAAACCAAACAAGGAAGTTGTCGTTGTCCTAG GAGAATGGTGGAAATCAGATACCGAAGCTGTGATTAACCAAGCACAAAAGTCCGGACAAGCTCCGAATGTTTCAGATGCTCACACCATCAACGGGAATCCTGGACCTATTCCGAATTGCTTAGCAAACG GTGGGTTCAAGGTAGCGGTGGATCAAGGGAAGACTTATATGCTAAGAATCGTGAATGCTGCGCTGAATGAAGAGCTTTTCTTCAGGATTGCAGACCATAAACTTACAGTCGTTGAGGTTGACGCTGTTTATGTCAAACCTTTCACCACAGACACGATTCTTATAGCACCAGGTCAGACAACCAACGCCATCGTAACCGCCACTCAAAAAGCCGGAAAGTACCTGGTTGCGGTCTCCCCATTCATGGATGCACCAATTACCGTCGACAATTTGACAGCCACCGCCTCTCTTCGTTACTCCGGTGTTCTCACTTCCACCGCCACCAAACTGGTGGCTCCTCCACCGCAAAACTCAACTCCGGTGGCCAACACCTTCATAAACTCCCTTAGAAGTTTGAATTCAGCAACATACCCAGCGAAAGTCCCGTTAACAGTCGATCATTCGTTGTTTTTCACAATCGGATTGGGAATCAATCCTTGCTCGACTTGTGTGAATGGTAGTCGGGTGGTGGCCGACATTAATAATATCACGTTTGTCATGCCGACAACCGCTCTACTGCAAGCTCATTACTTTAACATAAGTGGGGTTTTTACAGATGATTTTCCAAGTAAACCATTGATGCCGTATAATTACACAGGCACACAACCCAAGAATTTGGCAACAAATAAAGGTACAAAGCTGTATCGACTTGCTTATAACTCTACTGTGCAACTGGTTTTGCAAGACACCGGGATGATTGCGCCGGAAAGTCATCCGGTTCATTTACATGGATTCAACTTTTTCGTTGTGGGGAGGGGTATAGGGAACTTTAACCCGAATAAAGATCCGAAAAGCTTCAATCTTGTTGACCCTGTTGAAAGGAACACGGTTGGTGTTCCGGCGGGTGGATGGACTGCTATAAGATTCAAAGCAGATAATCCAG GGGTATGGTTTATGCATTGTCATCTGGAAGTACACACGACATGGGGACTGAAAATGGCGTTTGTTGTCGACAATGGGAAAGGCGCAAATGAATCTGTAATCCCACCTCCAAGTGATCTTCCCAAGTGCTGA